A window of the Microbacterium sp. LWH13-1.2 genome harbors these coding sequences:
- a CDS encoding RimK/LysX family protein has protein sequence MSKSSHSNTLIGWREWVSLPDLGVDWLKAKIDTGARTSSLHAFEIQEFDRDGVSWVRFRVKPWQDSQEDTVFVESPVHDRRAIRSSSGHAQERLVVEMLIRLHDREVLAEVTLSNRDEMGFRMLIGREALRQGYTVDPARSFLGGRAPREARRRNRGKE, from the coding sequence GTGAGTAAGTCATCCCATTCAAACACTCTTATCGGGTGGCGAGAATGGGTGAGCCTGCCCGATCTCGGCGTCGATTGGCTGAAAGCCAAGATCGACACCGGCGCACGCACCTCTTCGTTGCACGCATTCGAGATTCAGGAGTTCGACCGCGACGGCGTGTCGTGGGTGCGCTTCCGGGTGAAGCCCTGGCAGGACAGCCAGGAGGACACCGTGTTCGTGGAATCCCCCGTGCATGATCGCCGAGCGATCCGCAGCTCGTCCGGGCACGCGCAGGAACGACTCGTGGTCGAGATGCTCATCCGACTGCACGACCGCGAGGTTCTGGCTGAGGTCACTCTGAGCAACCGAGACGAGATGGGATTCCGGATGCTTATCGGCCGCGAAGCACTGCGGCAGGGGTACACGGTGGACCCGGCACGATCGTTCCTCGGAGGACGCGCGCCACGCGAGGCCAGACGCCGCAACCGCGGCAAGGAATGA